A single Lactuca sativa cultivar Salinas chromosome 8, Lsat_Salinas_v11, whole genome shotgun sequence DNA region contains:
- the LOC128128137 gene encoding exocyst complex component EXO84C-like, with the protein MLPLSPRLASPLSTFAISSDGMLVESGTRFIFMVKDIVEQLTRLVILHFGGNILTRILKLFDQYMDEIIKALPEPSEDDSLVELKEAVPFKAETDSQQLSLLGTTFTIAEELLPMVMSRIWSVLNKSKEAGNDNTAPLLNSGIDYKDWRKQLQHSLDKLRDHLCRQYVLNFIYSRDGKTHPGYLCGEGDDVSWNSDPLPSLPF; encoded by the exons ATGTTGCCATTGTCACCTCGCCTTGCCTCTCCTTTGTCCACTTTTGCTATATCTTCTGATGGGATGCTTGTTGAAAGTGGGACCCGTTTCATCTTCATGGTAAAA GATATAGTGGAGCAACTAACACGCCTAGTCATCTTACACTTTGGAGGAAATATTTTAACAAGAATTCTAAAACTTTTTGATCAATAcatggatgaaatcataaaaGCTTTACCTGAACCTTCTGAAGATGACAGTTTAGTGGAGTTAAAAGAAGCGGTACCTTTTAAAGCTGAAACAGATTCCCAACAACTCTCCCTTTTGGGAACTACATTCACTATTGCAGAAGAGCTGTTACCAATGGTTATGTCAAGAATATGGAGTGTTTTAAACAAAAGCAAGGAAGCAGGAAATGACAATACTGCTCCTCTATTGAATAGTGGGATAGATTATAAGGACTGGAGGAAGCAGCTTCAGCATTCACTGGATAAGCTTAGAGATCATTTATGTAGACAATATGTGTTGAATTTTATATATTCAAGAGATGGGAAAACACACCCTGGTTATTTATGTGGTGAAGGTGATGATGTTAGTTGGAATTCTGATCCTTTGCCTTCTTTGCCCTTCTAG
- the LOC111890422 gene encoding DExH-box ATP-dependent RNA helicase DExH17, with the protein MNGAVYVITIGSVTALCAALIGGILPLNPQSYAIKKELSGSHIEKHIEEVKELSDYQMIWTEEDGFILKPLEPGRLMTKYYLKFDTINILDTIKEE; encoded by the exons ATGAATGGAGCAGT ATACGTTATAACAATCGGATCTGTTACTGCTCTATGTGCTGCTTTAATCGGTGGAATACTTCCTCTA AACCCTCAAAGCTATGCAATAAAGAAAGAATTATCTGGTTCCCATATAGAGAAGCATATAGAAG AGGTCAAAGAGTTATCAGACTACCAAATGATCTGGACTGAGGAAGATGGTTTCATCTTGAAGCCTCTTG AACCTGGAAGGTTGATGACAAAGTATTATTTGAAATTTGACACGATAAACATCCT GGATACAATTAAGGAGGAATGA